CCGCTCGGCGGCAGGAAGCCTGAAATGAGCCCGAAAAGCGTGGTCTTGCCAGCGCCGTTCGGGCCGATAATGCCGAGGATCTCGGCCGGTTCGACGGAAAAGCTGACATCGGACACGGCCTTGAGCCCGCCGAAGCGCTTGCTGACATTGTCGACTTCAAGAATGGCCACGAAGGCGCCTCATCAGGTGTCTCGGGGAAGATCGCGCGCGGCGGCAACTGGCACGGCCGCGCTTCGCTCAGGCGCGCGGGCGCGGCGCGACGTCGCCGAACTGGGCGGGGAACACGACCTGCTGCTGGTGGTCCGGCAGCCACTGGATCATCAGCGCCGTGCTGTCCGCGGGCATGCGATCCTCGCCGAATTTCAGCCCCTGCGGCCGGGCGAGGTAGAGGTGCTCGTGGCCGAAGGGAATATCGACCGCCTTCAGCCCCTTCATCAGCGCCGCGCGGTCGAGGCTGCCGGCCGCCTCCAGCGCATGCTGCAGCACGCGCGCGGCCTGCGCCGCCTGCACCGCGGCCTGGCCGATCTCCACCTTGAGATCGGCGGCCCGCAGCTCGCGCACGATCGCCTGCATGGATTCGAGCTTCGCGCCGGGGCTGAAGCCGGTCATGCCGAACGTGTTGCGCGTCAGCACCGAGGCGCCGATGTTCTGGCCGAGCTCCTTCCACAGCGAGAAGTCCGAATAGCCGCCGGTGCCGCCGACGAACAGGCTGTCGTGATAGTTCAGGTTGAAGCGCGCCTGATGCAGCAGGATGCCGTCGCGCGGCGTGACGAGGCCCGTCACCACGTCCGGCTTGAACGAGCGGATACGCACCATCGCGGCAGTCTGGTCCTGCGCCTTGGTGTCGAGCGGCACGTCGCCGATCACCTGGATGCCGGCGGCCTGGAGCTTGGCCTTGAGGAAGTGATTGACCTGCTGGCCGGCCTCGTAGTTCGAATAGGCCATGACCGCGGTCCTGACGCGGAAGGCCGGGGCCTTGGCCAGTTCCCGGATGAACGCCGCCAGCGTCTCGGCATAACCCTTGTCATAGGGAAAGCCGAGCGAGAACATCTGGTTCGAGCGCGCGGCCCCGGCCCAGATCGACAGGGTCGGGATCTGCAATTCGTCGACGACGGGCGTCAGCGCCAGCATCTGCGCCGACAGGATGCTGCCGACCAGCATCGACACCTGCCGCTCGGTGACGAGCCGCCGCGCTTCGGCGGCGGTGCGCGCCGGCTGGCTGGCATCGTCGGCGAGGATCACCTCGATCTTCGCCCCGCCGAGGCTCTTGATGCCGCCCTCGCCATTGATCTTCCGGATCATGTACTCGAAGACCGGCTGGCCTTCGGTCGCGTAGGCCGCGAGATTGCCGCTCATCGGCTGGATCATGCCGATCTTCACCGTCTGCGCGCCCTGCGCCCGCACGAGGCCCGGCATCGACAGGCTCGCGGCCGTCGCCGCCGTGCCGGCGAGAAAGGCGCGGCGCTTCAGAATCATCGGCTTCGAACCGTCCATCGTTCCCTCTCCCCTCCGGTGCATCATGCCCCGGCCTCGACCGCGGCCAGTCCGGCCGGTGATGACTTGTGCCCGGCTTCGCCGGGCCGGTAGCGCGCATCATCGGCCCCGAGGGCCGGCGATGGTCGCGCGTCGGGCGGCAGGGCCGGCATCGCGACCGGAAACCGGGCGAGCAGGCCGCCGCCGTTCCGGCCGAGCACCCTGTCGTCCGGCGCATCGAGCATGGCCTCCGGCGCAGTGACGCCGTTCGCCGGAACATCGTGAGCCTGGAGCCGCGCGAGCCAGACGGCGAGCGGCTCGCGCCCGAAGGCCGCTTCGAGCTGCGCGCGGATGGTCTCGTGCCGGGCCTGCCGCTGCCGGTAGGTCGCAAGGTCGGGGCCTGCCAGCGCGTCGAGCCCGAGCACGGCGACGAGGCGGCGCCAGAAATGATCCTCGATCGCGCCGAGCACCAGCACGCCGCCGTCGGCGCAGGTGAACAGGCCGTAGCCGGGACGCTGGCCGAGCTGGCTCGGCCCGTCCGCAAGCAGCATGCCCAGCCGTGGTGTCATCCAGTGCTTGAGCGCGTCGGTGATCGCGACGTCGAGATATTGCCCCTGCCCGCTCGCCTGCCGCTGCATCAGCGCCGCCAGCACCGAGACGACGGCGAACATGCTGCCGGCAAGGTCGCCGACCGGCAGGCCGATGCCGTAGGGCCGCCCCGGCTCCGGGGTCGGATAGAGACCGAGCACGCCGCTGGCCGCGAGATAGTTGAGGTCGTGGCCGGGCTGGTCGGCCATGGCGCCGGTCTGTCCGTAGCCGGTCAGCGAAACATAGATCAGCCGCGGATTGATGGCCGTGAGCGTCGGATAGTCGACGCGAAGGCGCCGGGCGACGCCAGGCCGGAAGCCCTCGACCAGCACGTCGGCCTCGGCCACCAGCCCATGCAGGCGGCGGACGCCGTCCTCGGTCTTCAGGTCGATGACGATACTGTCCTTGCCGCGGTTGACCGCCGCGAACAGGCCCGGAAGGATGGCGCGGGCATTGTCGCCGCCCGGCCGCTCGACCTTGATCACGGTGGCGCCGAGATCGCCCAGGAGCTGCGTCGCGTAGGGCCCCGGCAAAAGCTCCGACAGGTCGACGACGCGAACGCCGGCGAGCGGTGACTGCATGTTTTCCTCCAGGACGCGAAACGGCTTTTCGCCATCGCTATTTTTACCGATGCTAGCCGAGCGTCACCGGCTGCCGCAATAGGCCGTTGGGGATATGCGAAACACAATTTCGCAACTTTCCTCAACGCATGACCGATCCGCAGTGTCGTTGGTAGTGCGACGCCGAAATCCGCTTCAGTCTGGGCATGGGCGGACCTGATCTTCCGATTCAACAAGCGCCCGTAACCCATTGCCGTTCAGCCGGGTTGCGCAGCAGGCGGCCACGCCGCAGCCCGCGGCCGGCGCCTCGATCATGCCGGAGCCTGGCCCATGGCCGTGACATCGCCGACCGTGACCTCCGCCGCGCCGAGCCCGGTCCCCGCTGTCGCGCTCGGCACCGTGCTGGCCGCCACCATCGCGCAGGGCATGACCGGAGCGTCGGTCTGGCTGATCCCGGCCGGGCTTGCCCTGGTGCTCTATCTTGTCGCCGGCTGGCCCGGCATCCGGCCGGTGCCGCGCCTGCTGGTCGCCATCGGCATCGCGGTGGTCGTGGCTGCCATGATCCGCCGCGGCAATGCCGCGCCGCTGCCCGAGGCGGTTGCCCGGGCCTCGTTTTTCGCCGCCTTCCCGGTGGCCATGACGCTGCTGCGCGAGGCCGCGGTCACCTCGCCCCTGATGCTCAGGGCCAGCCGATACCTGGTCAACCAGCCGCCTGGCCGGCGCTACTGGGCGCTGACCTGGGGCGGCCACCTGATCGGCCTGCTTCTGTCCTTCGGTGCGCTGACTTTGCTCACCACCATGATCCGGCAGTCCAACACGACGACCGACGCCCGCATTCGCGACATCCGGGAAAAGCGCATGGTGACCGCCGTCATGCGCGGCTTCATCACCATGCCGCTGTGGTCGCCGACCTCGATCGCGCTGATCGCGATCCTGCAGGGCACGCCCTCGCTGCACTGGATCGACGTCGCCCCCGTCGGCTTCGCCCTCGCCGCGGCGATCATCGTGCTCGGCTGGCTCGTCGACCGCCTGCAATATCGCCCGCGCGGCGTCGCGCCGGTCGAAGCCGATCCCGGCCCCTGGACCGCCGTGCTTGGCCTCGCGGGTCTGATCCTGACACTCACCGTGCTCTGCATCGCGACCGCCTGGCTCACCGGTTCCAGCCTGCAGCTTGCCACCATGCTGGTCGTGCCCCTCTTCACCTTGGCCTGGGCCACGGCCCAGGCCTGGACCGGGCCCGCCGCCTGGAGGGCGGCGATCGGCCGATCGATCGGCCAGATCGGCGGCGCGGCGCGCGCAAGCTTTCCGGCCGGTCGCAACGAGACCGCGCTGTTCGCCGCCTCGGGCCTGATCAGCGCCGGCGCGGTCGACCTCATCCCCGCCGGTGCCGCGCCCTGGCTCGTCGGCCTGTTCGCCGGCCATCCCGGCCTGTTCCTGGTGGCGCTGGTCTGGCTGGTGGTGGCGCTGGCGCTCGCCGGCCTCACCCCCATGGTGACGGTGGCTCTGTTCGCCTCCGCGCTCGGCCAGAGCCCGCCGCCCGAACTCGACCCGATCAAGCTCGCGGTCGCGCTCGCCGGCGGCTGGGCCCTGTCGGTCGGCGTCGCGCCGCTGAGCAATTCCGTGCTGCTGGTCGCGCCGCTGATCCAGCGGACGCCGATCGAGGTCGGGCCGCGCTGGAACGGCCTGTTCAGCGCGCTCGCCCTGGTGCTGCTCAGCCTCGGGCTGGCACTGTTCTAGCCGGCCCCGCCGGTCAGCGTCTTGCGCATGGTGACCGAGGTCGGCCGGTCATAGCCGGGATGGGCCGTTCTGGCGGTTTCGACGAAACCAAGTCGCGTGAAGGCCTTGTGGTTGCCGGTCAGCTCGATGCGTGTCTGCAGCTGCAGCGCGGGCTTGCCAGCCGCGCGCGCAAGCTCCTCGGCATGACGCACCAGAAGGCGGCCGACGCCGCGACCCTGCAGGTCGCGGGCGACCGCGAGCTTGCCGAGATAGAGGTGATCCTCGCGCGGGCTCAGGAAGGCGCAGCCGACGATCCGCCCGTCGGCGAGCGCGAGGAGCCCCGTCTCCGCCAGGGCCTTTTCGCGCAGCGCGGTCACCGTCAGCGCCAGCCCCGACGCCGGCGGATCGACCACGCCCCGCATATAGGCGAAGCTGTCGTGGATCAGCGCCAGCAATTCGTCCCAGCGCTGGAAGCCCGCCTCGATCGCGACGATCGCGGGCTCGGCCGTTCGGCTCATGGCATCGGCTCCGGTCTCGGTCCGCCCGGACTAGCAGCCTCGCCCGCTCCCGCCAACCCGGAGCCGGTCCGGCGGGAGCGTCTTCGGGCGAAGCGGATGCCGGTTCGCCTGAAAAGCGCGTGTCGCGCGGACGCCTAGGACGCGAGATCCGCCCGGCCATTGCCGAGCACCATCAGATTGCGCTCCTCGACGAGGCAGCGGAACGAGACCACCGCGCCGTCGCGCCAGATCTCGGTGCGGATCGTCTCGCCGGGATAGACCGGCGCCGTGAAGCGCACGCGCATGGACTTGAGCGCCTCGGGACGATAACCACCGACAGCCTTCAGCAGCGCATGGCCGGCGACGCCGAAAGTGCAGAGCCCGTGCAGGATCGGCCGGTCGAAGCCGCCGGCGCGCGCCACCTTCGGATCGGCATGCAGCGGATTGTAGTCGCCCGACAGGCGGTAGATCAGCGCGGCCTGCGGCAGGGTCGGCAGGCTGACCGTCAGATCGGGCGCGCGCTCCGGCAGGGCATGGGGCGCCGCGACCGGGCCGGACGGACCGCCGAAGCCGCCATCGCCGCGCAGGAACGAGGTCGAGGACAGGCGCGTCAGCAGCTTGCCGCTCGCCTTGTCGATGATGTCGCGCTCGGAAATGACCAGGGCGCCCTTGTCCTTGCCCTTGTCGATGACGTCGACGACGCGGGTGCGGCCGATCACCGTGCCGGCCTCCGGCAGCGGCGCGAACACTTCCAGCGACTGTTCGCCATGGAGGAGCCGCTTCCAGTCGGCGCCGGTGCGCGGGTCGCTCAGCCAGAAGCCCGGATAGCCGAGCACGACCGACATGGTCGGCAGCGCCTTCAGGCCGTTCTCATAGACGAAGGGCAACTGCGCCTCGTCCAGGGGATCGGCACCGAGTCCGACGCCGAGCGCGTAAAGAATGGTGTCACGCGCAGTGTAGGTCTGCTCGACGTCCTGGAACGGCCAGTTCAGCAGTTGCTGGCGATCGATCGGCATGGGGCATGTCCTCAAGCTCGGGTCCCGGCACGGGGCCGCCCTGCGCAGCGCCCGCACGATGCCGCGCAGGCTAACACATGCGGAATTGATTTCTGCAATACGAAATGCGACATTGGTCGATGGGACGATAGGCGGGCTTGTCGGATCGCCGCGAAGTCAATAGATCTCGCCGCGGGGCGCCGCAAAACCCGCGTCTCCACGGTTCGATCGACGGCCTTTGCGCCCCGGCGAAACGATGCTTCGCAATTCATGCCGTTCGCGCCGGCAGGCCGCGCCACCGAGAGGACCGAACCACGATGCCGCGCAGCCCCTCGCCGGCCAGGAATCTCGCCAAGACCAAGACTGGCGGCAAGCCCAAGAATGGCGGCGAGGTCCGTCCGCTCGACAAGGACGGCGGGTCGGAAGCGACCGTGGTCGCGGCCGCCGGCAAGCGTGCCGTCAAGGCGGCGACGCCCCGCACGGTCGCCGCCGAGGCGCGGAGCCCGCGCGAGTCGGCCAGGAGCACCGGCGCCTCGCGCCATGCCACCCGCCGGCCGCGGGTGCGCGAGGAGGACGACCTCGACGGCGGCGAAGGCGGCGATCGCCAGTTCGTCACCGCGCTCGCGCGCGGGCTCGACGTGCTCGCCGCCTTCCGTCCCGGCGAAGGCCGTCTCGGCAACCAGGAGCTGGCCGAGCGCACCGGCCTGCCCAAGCCGACGGTCTCGCGCATCACCCATACGCTGACCCAGCTCGGCTATCTCAACTACAACCAGCGGCTCAGCCAGTACGAGCTCGGCGGCGCCACCCTGTCGCTCGGCTATGCCGCGCTCTCCAATCTCGACGTCAGGCGCATCGCCCGGCCGTTCATGCAGGAGCTCGCCAACAGCACCAACATGACCGCCGCGCTCGGCCTGCGCGACAAGCTGATGATCCTCAACGTCGAGGCCGCGATGAGCCAGGCGCTGATCGGCCTGAGGCTTTATGCCGGCTCGCGCGTGCCGCTCGCCACCACGGCCATGGGGCGGGCCTATCTCGCCGTCATCGGCGAGGCCGAGCGGGAAACCCTGCTCGACGAGATCCGCGACCGGCACGGCGACGAATGGCCGGGCATGCGCCGGGCGATCGACCGCGCCATCCGCGACATGGAGGAGAACGGCTTCTGCCTGTCGATCGGCGACTGGCAGAAGGACATCAACGGCGCGGGCGCGGCCATTCCGCTGCCCGACGGACTCGGCATCTATGCGATCGGCATTGCCGGTCCCGCCTATCTTGCCTCGCCCGACTATGTCTCCGCCGAGGCCGGCCCCCAGCTTGCGGACGCCGCGCGCAAGATCGTCGCCCAGCTCGGCGGCGACCAGCCGGCGCGGGGCGCGCGCAAGTAGCGCGCCGGCCGGCCCCGTTATCGCGGCACGAAGCCACGATCGGTCAGGGCGACCCTGCGCAGGTCGAAGCCGCGCCGCACATAGCTTTCCGCCGTCTGCGCCGCGAGCTGCCGGCCCGCCTCCGGCGTGCCGGTACGCGCCGCCGCCTCCTGGGCGTAGAGCATGGCGGTGACGTCGTACATCATCTGCTCGGCCGCCATTTGCCGCTCGCGCGCTGCGGCGGGCGGCCTGCTGGTCTCCATTCGCGCCGCCACCTGCGCGCGGACGCCCTGCACCTGCGCGCGGGTCGGCGGCGGAGCACCGTTGACGATCGTCCAGGCGGTGACGAAATGGGCGGTCGTGACGTCGCGCATGTCGGCATCGGTCAAGCCGTAGGGCGCGGCCGCAGCCAGGAAGGCCTGCCGCACCGGGCGAGCCGTATAGAGGGCCGCCACGGCCCGGGCGGCCTGCCCCGCCGAACCGAACCGGGCGAAGAACTGATCGCGCGCCTGGTCCGAAACCTGCGGGTCCGTGCCGATCGCGAAGGCGCCCGGCACGGCCGCCACGGCAGGAGCCGCCGGCCGGACGGCCTCGGCGCCGGGCCTTGCCGCGCGGCGCGCCTGGGCTTCGTTCGCGCGGCGCGCGGCATCGATCCCGATGAGCCCGATCGCCGAGTTCATGTAGATCGGCGCCATCGTATTGGGCACGGCGGCAAGGCCCTGCGCGCCGGCCGGCGAGGCCGCCGCCAGGACGAGTGCCGCCAAGATTGCCATCCGTCCCGCCATGGTCCTCCTCCGCATAGGCCAGCGGCCGCTCCTCCATAGCACGGCCGCGCGGCGCAGGCTCGCGCGGCCGCGCCGGGGCTGCCATTGCAGAGGCTTGCTGGCCGTTGCGCTCGCCCGCCGCGCGGAGGCCCGCTCAGATGGCGCGCCGGGCGTCCCGCCAATAGGGCTCGCGCAGCACGCGCTTGAAGATCTTGCCGGAATCCTCGCGCGGAAGCTCGGCGCGAAACTCGATGCGCCGCGGCACCTTGTAGTCGGCGATGCGGGACTTCAGATAGGCCCGCACCGCCTCCGCCGTCAGGCTGCCCTCGGCGAAGGGCTGCACCAGCGCGATCAGCGCTTCGCCATATTCGGCGTCGGGAATGCCGAACACCGCGCAATCGCGCACGCCGGGCATGGCGGCGAGCGCCGCCTCGATCTCGGCCGGATAGACGTTGACGCCGCCGACGATCACCATGTCGCGCTTGCGGTCGCAAATGTAGAGGAAGCCGTCCTCGTCGAAATAGCCGACATCACCGCAGGTGATGAGGCCATCCCGATCGATCTCGCGGCGCTTCTCGTCCTGGTTGTGATAGGTGAAATCGGGATAGTAGTGGATGCGCATGAAGATCTCGCCGGTCTCGCCGACGCCGGCCTTGCGGCCGTCGTCGGTGATCACCTCGATGGTCGCCTCGTCGATCGCCCGGCCGACCGTGCCGCGATGGGCGAGCCATTCCTGCGGCGTGCAATAGGCCGCGGGTCCCGATTCCGTGCCGCCGTAGAATTCGTGCACGATCGGCCCGAACCAGGCGATCATGGCCTCCTTCACGTCGGGCGGACAGGGCGCACCGGCGTGAATGATGAAGCGCATCGACGAGATGTCGTAGCGCGCCTTCACCTCCGGCGGCAGCTTGGTGAGGCGGACGAACATGGTCGGCACCATGAACATGTGCGTCAGCCGCTCCTGCTCGATCATGGCGAGCACCTGCTCGGGATCGAAGCGCGGCAGCAGCATGAGGAGGCCGCCCTGGCGCGAGGCGTTCATGCCGTAGCTGTTCGGCGCGGAGTGGTAGAGCGGCGCGCTGACCGCGGTGCGCATGCCCGGCTCCAGCCCGTAGATCGCGGTGCGCATCGCAATCACCTTGGCCGCCTGCTCGGCGGTCGGCAATTGCCGGCGCACCGCCTTCGGCCGCCCCGTCGTGCCCGACGTATAGATCATGCTCTCGCTGGATCGCGGCGGGGCGGCGAGCGCCGGGTCCTGCGCTTCGAGGAACGCTTCCCAGACCGTGGCGCCGGGCGCCGGTCGGGCGAGATCCGGGGCGATGCGGTAGGCCGCGATGATTTCCGGCGGCGTCTCGACGACGAGCACGCTGACGCCGGCCGGCACGGCATCGGCGAGCCCGGCGATGAGATCGGCGTGCACGACGAGGGCGCGCGCGTCGCAATCCTCGAGGATGTAGCGGATCTCCTCGGCCTTGAAGTGCCAGTTGATCGGCACCGCATAGGCGCCGAGCCGCTGGGCGGCGCTGGTCGCCTCGATGAAGGCGAAGTCGTTGCGCAGCAGCAGCGCGACGCAATCGCCGACCCCGATGCCGAGCCCGGTGAAGCCGACGGCAGCCCGCCGGACCCTTTCGTCGTGCTCGGCGACCGAAACGTGCCGGTCGCCGCTGACGAGGCCGGTCCTCAACTTCATCGCATTCTCCCGCTGTTCAGTTCACCTGCCGGTCGCGGCCGGCCCAGAACGGGGCCCGCAGCGCCGCCTTGTTGATCTTGTTGACGCTCGACAGCGGCAGCGGCTCGCGCCGGACCTCGACGCTGCGCGGGCATTTGTAGCCGGCGATCAGCGTCCGGCAGTGGCTGATCACCGCGGCTTCGCTCAGTTCCCGGCCGTCGCGCGGCACCACGATGGCATGCACCGCCTCGCCCCATTTGGCGTCGGGGATGCCGATCACCGCGCACTGCGCCACCGCCGGGTGCTGGCTCACCGCATTCTCGACCTCGGTCGAATAGACGCTCTCGCCGCCCGAGACGATCATGTCCTTGGTCCGGTCGACGACATAGAGATAGCCGTCCTCGTCGAAATAGCCGGCATCGCCCGTGTGCATCCAGCCGCCGCGAAGCGCGATCGCGGTCAGTTCGGGCTGGCGCCAGTAGCCCTTCATGACGGTCGGGCCGCGCGCCACCACCTCGCCGATCTTGCCCGGCGGCAGCGGCTGGTCGGCCTCGTCGACCACGCGCACTTCGACGCCGGGCACGGCACGCCCGGCCGAGCGCAGGCGCTTCGTATCGCCATCGAGACGATGGTCCTCGGGCGCCAGGAAGGTCGCCATCGGCGACAGCTCGGTCATGCCGTAGGACTGGGCGAAGGCGACGCCCGGAAACCGCGCCAGCCCCTCGCGCAGCAGCGCCTCCGGCATGGGCGAAGCGCCATAGGTGATGCGCGTCAGCGAGGAGAGGTCATAGGCGTCGAAATCGGGCAGCTGCAGGATCATGCCGAGCATGGTCGGCACGAAGGTCGCCGTGGTGACCTTCTCGCGAGCAATGATCTCCAGCGCGTCCTTCGGCGTAAAGCGCGCCGCCACTACGTGCCGGCCGCCGGCGACGGTGGTCGCGAACACTCGCCCGCCGGCGGCGAGATGAAACAGCGGGCCGGCATGCAGATGCGCCAGCGTCTCGTCGAACCCGTTGACCTCGAGCGTGTTCAGCGCATTGGCGATCAGGTTGCCGTGGCTGAGCATGACGCCCTTGGCCCGGCCGGTGGTGCCGCCGGTATAGAACAGGCAGGCGACGTCGTCGCCGTCGCGGCCGGCATCGGCGACCGGACTGGCCGCGGCGATCGCCGCCTCGTAGGAGATCA
This portion of the bacterium YEK0313 genome encodes:
- a CDS encoding hypothetical protein (Leu/Ile/Val-binding protein homolog 3 precursor) — its product is MMHRRGEGTMDGSKPMILKRRAFLAGTAATAASLSMPGLVRAQGAQTVKIGMIQPMSGNLAAYATEGQPVFEYMIRKINGEGGIKSLGGAKIEVILADDASQPARTAAEARRLVTERQVSMLVGSILSAQMLALTPVVDELQIPTLSIWAGAARSNQMFSLGFPYDKGYAETLAAFIRELAKAPAFRVRTAVMAYSNYEAGQQVNHFLKAKLQAAGIQVIGDVPLDTKAQDQTAAMVRIRSFKPDVVTGLVTPRDGILLHQARFNLNYHDSLFVGGTGGYSDFSLWKELGQNIGASVLTRNTFGMTGFSPGAKLESMQAIVRELRAADLKVEIGQAAVQAAQAARVLQHALEAAGSLDRAALMKGLKAVDIPFGHEHLYLARPQGLKFGEDRMPADSTALMIQWLPDHQQQVVFPAQFGDVAPRPRA
- the frc_8 gene encoding Formyl-coenzyme A transferase, whose product is MQSPLAGVRVVDLSELLPGPYATQLLGDLGATVIKVERPGGDNARAILPGLFAAVNRGKDSIVIDLKTEDGVRRLHGLVAEADVLVEGFRPGVARRLRVDYPTLTAINPRLIYVSLTGYGQTGAMADQPGHDLNYLAASGVLGLYPTPEPGRPYGIGLPVGDLAGSMFAVVSVLAALMQRQASGQGQYLDVAITDALKHWMTPRLGMLLADGPSQLGQRPGYGLFTCADGGVLVLGAIEDHFWRRLVAVLGLDALAGPDLATYRQRQARHETIRAQLEAAFGREPLAVWLARLQAHDVPANGVTAPEAMLDAPDDRVLGRNGGGLLARFPVAMPALPPDARPSPALGADDARYRPGEAGHKSSPAGLAAVEAGA
- a CDS encoding Acetyltransferase (GNAT) family protein, whose protein sequence is MSRTAEPAIVAIEAGFQRWDELLALIHDSFAYMRGVVDPPASGLALTVTALREKALAETGLLALADGRIVGCAFLSPREDHLYLGKLAVARDLQGRGVGRLLVRHAEELARAAGKPALQLQTRIELTGNHKAFTRLGFVETARTAHPGYDRPTSVTMRKTLTGGAG
- a CDS encoding MaoC like domain protein; translation: MPIDRQQLLNWPFQDVEQTYTARDTILYALGVGLGADPLDEAQLPFVYENGLKALPTMSVVLGYPGFWLSDPRTGADWKRLLHGEQSLEVFAPLPEAGTVIGRTRVVDVIDKGKDKGALVISERDIIDKASGKLLTRLSSTSFLRGDGGFGGPSGPVAAPHALPERAPDLTVSLPTLPQAALIYRLSGDYNPLHADPKVARAGGFDRPILHGLCTFGVAGHALLKAVGGYRPEALKSMRVRFTAPVYPGETIRTEIWRDGAVVSFRCLVEERNLMVLGNGRADLAS
- the pcaR_5 gene encoding Pca regulon regulatory protein translates to MPRSPSPARNLAKTKTGGKPKNGGEVRPLDKDGGSEATVVAAAGKRAVKAATPRTVAAEARSPRESARSTGASRHATRRPRVREEDDLDGGEGGDRQFVTALARGLDVLAAFRPGEGRLGNQELAERTGLPKPTVSRITHTLTQLGYLNYNQRLSQYELGGATLSLGYAALSNLDVRRIARPFMQELANSTNMTAALGLRDKLMILNVEAAMSQALIGLRLYAGSRVPLATTAMGRAYLAVIGEAERETLLDEIRDRHGDEWPGMRRAIDRAIRDMEENGFCLSIGDWQKDINGAGAAIPLPDGLGIYAIGIAGPAYLASPDYVSAEAGPQLADAARKIVAQLGGDQPARGARK
- a CDS encoding Long-chain-fatty-acid--CoA ligase FadD13, which codes for MKLRTGLVSGDRHVSVAEHDERVRRAAVGFTGLGIGVGDCVALLLRNDFAFIEATSAAQRLGAYAVPINWHFKAEEIRYILEDCDARALVVHADLIAGLADAVPAGVSVLVVETPPEIIAAYRIAPDLARPAPGATVWEAFLEAQDPALAAPPRSSESMIYTSGTTGRPKAVRRQLPTAEQAAKVIAMRTAIYGLEPGMRTAVSAPLYHSAPNSYGMNASRQGGLLMLLPRFDPEQVLAMIEQERLTHMFMVPTMFVRLTKLPPEVKARYDISSMRFIIHAGAPCPPDVKEAMIAWFGPIVHEFYGGTESGPAAYCTPQEWLAHRGTVGRAIDEATIEVITDDGRKAGVGETGEIFMRIHYYPDFTYHNQDEKRREIDRDGLITCGDVGYFDEDGFLYICDRKRDMVIVGGVNVYPAEIEAALAAMPGVRDCAVFGIPDAEYGEALIALVQPFAEGSLTAEAVRAYLKSRIADYKVPRRIEFRAELPREDSGKIFKRVLREPYWRDARRAI
- the lcfB_11 gene encoding Long-chain-fatty-acid--CoA ligase, translated to MGLTQWLTRASRQRGEAIALVFEDKSYSWRAFEDRVSRLAGVLRDLGVGTGDRVAMLANSSHRYIEYYYATLWAGGIMVPLNTRLALPEIVEQARDAEPVVLIVDEAFADQAPPLMQAAPSFRHVILAGDGPARDGMISYEAAIAAASPVADAGRDGDDVACLFYTGGTTGRAKGVMLSHGNLIANALNTLEVNGFDETLAHLHAGPLFHLAAGGRVFATTVAGGRHVVAARFTPKDALEIIAREKVTTATFVPTMLGMILQLPDFDAYDLSSLTRITYGASPMPEALLREGLARFPGVAFAQSYGMTELSPMATFLAPEDHRLDGDTKRLRSAGRAVPGVEVRVVDEADQPLPPGKIGEVVARGPTVMKGYWRQPELTAIALRGGWMHTGDAGYFDEDGYLYVVDRTKDMIVSGGESVYSTEVENAVSQHPAVAQCAVIGIPDAKWGEAVHAIVVPRDGRELSEAAVISHCRTLIAGYKCPRSVEVRREPLPLSSVNKINKAALRAPFWAGRDRQVN